The Streptomyces achromogenes DNA segment TGGGGATCGTGCCGGCGGGCGGTGTCACGCGGACCGGTAACCGGCCGGACCGACCCGTCCACCGCCTCGGGACGGTGATCCCGCGAACCGTCCCGTGCTCCGGTGCGGTGACGGGCCGGGGCGGGATGATTCCGTGAAGGCCCTCGGCGCATTCGGACACAGGGGTTGTCCTGACATTCACCGCGCCCTTAGGGTCACCTCACGGGAGCAAGCGCTTTCTCCGCTTCGTCACCCACACGGCGACCATGCAACGGGCCCCGAGGAGCGCGCATGAGCATCCGAGTCAGTCACGCGTACGGCGAGCACATCGCGGTCGCGGCGGCGGACGGGACGGAGATCCTCCGGTACGTGTACCGCCCCGACCCCGACGCGTTCGAGTCGCCCAAGCCCTACGCGCACCCGGTGCGCACCCTCGCCGGCCGCACCGTGACCGGCTACCGGCCCAGTGACCACCGCTGGCACAAAGGCCTGCAGATGACGGCGAGCCACCTCTCCGGCCAGAACTTCTGGGGCGGCAACTCCTACGTCCACGGTCGGGGCTACCTGGCGCTGCCCGAACGCGTCGGTTCGATGCGGCACGACGGTTTCCCCGCGTTCACGGTGACCGACGACAGGCTCGCCGTCACCGAGCAGCTCACCTGGGTCACGCACGGCGGCGAGGAGTGGGCGCGCGAGCAGCGGGGCCTCACCGTCCACTCCGTCGACGAAGCGGCCGGAGCATGGGCGCTGGACTGGTCGATCCGGCTCACCAACATCCGCGACGCACCGCTCGTCTTCGGCTCCCCGACCACCGCCGGGCGCGAACCGGCCGGCTACACCGGCCTGCAATGGCGCGGCCCCCGCGACTTCACCGGCGGCGCCGTGTTCGCCCCGGACACCGAGGCGGACGCCGACGCCGGCGCCGAGAAGCTGATGGGCGCCCAGGGGCCGTGGCTCGCCTTCACCGCCGAGCACGACGACGTCGACGCCCACTCCACCCTCGTCTTCGCCCACGCGCCCGAGAACCTCGACGAGCGGAGCGCGATCCACGAGTCGCACTGGTTCGTGCGCTCCGAACCGATCCCGACGGTCGCGTTCTCCTGGGCGTTCTTCGAGGAGTTCGCACTGCCGCCGGGCGAGTCCTTCGCCTACCGCTACCGCGTGGTCGTCGCCGACGGCGTGTGGGACCGCGAACGGGTGGGCGCGTATCTGCGCACCCTCCCGTGGTGAGCGCGTCCGCGCCACGCGGGGACCGCACCCCTTGGGACTGCGGCGGGACCGCACTCCATGGGGCCGCGGCCGGACCGCACCCCCATGGGGCCGCGCGGTGCGCTACGCGCCCTTGGGCGTCACCTGCTGGGCGACCTCGAACGACCAGAGGGTGGAGGCGGAGGCTGCGGGCTTGGGACGCTCGCCCTCCGCGCCGCCCTGGTGCGCCGCCCTCATCGGGCCGTCGGCCCACGCCCGGAACGACTCCTCGTCACGCCAGCGCGTGTAGACGAGGTAGGTGTCGGTGCCCTCCACCGGCCGGAGCAGTTCGAACCATTCGAAGCCGTCGGACCCCTCGACGGCGTGGCCGCGTGCCGCGAAGCGCTTCTCGAGGGTCTCCCGCTGTTCCGCCGGGACGGTCAGTACGTTGATCTTGACTACGCTCATGCCCCCATCCTGCCCCCTGCGGGCGCACCGGCCGTCGGCCACCCCACCGGTTCGGCGGCTTCCGGTCCCAGTGGCGCAGGGGGGCGGGCCCGTGGCCCGTCCCCCCTGCGGGGCCCGCGCCCGCATCCGGCGTACCGTCGACAGTGTGGACGACCAGGCCGACCGTCTCGTGGCCCGCGTCGCGCGCGAGCTGGGCGCGCGGGCGGACGAGCTGATCGCCGACGTGGAGAAGGCCCTGCGGCGGGAGCTTCCCGCGCTCTGGGAGACCCCGGAGATCGCCGGCACGGTGTCGCAGAACGTCGCCGAGTACATCGTGACCGGGCTGTCCGGCCTGGCGAGCTCGGCCGAGCCGGAGCTGATCGAACCGCCGCCGGCCGCACTGGAGCGGGCCCGCCGACTGGCCCGGTACGGCATGTCCCTGGCCACGATGCTGAGGGCCTTCCGGCTGGCGCAGGGCGTCGTCCTCGACCGGCTGATCGGGGAGCTGCCCCGGTACACCGCCGACGCGCCCCTGGTCAGCAGGGCGACCCGGTACGTGATCGCGACGACGACCGGGTACGTCGACCGCACCTCGGAACAGGACGTCGCCGCGTTCCAGGAGGAGCGCGACCGCCGGCGCCAGTGGCGGCTCGCGATGGTGAACGAGGCGGGCGTGCGCATCGGGACCACACTGGACGTCGCCCGCACCACCCAGGAGCTCGCCGACCTCGCCGCGGAGCGTTTCGCGGACGTCGTCACCGTCGACCTGCTCGACTCCGCGCTGCACGGTGAGGACACCCCGTTTACGGACCGGCTCGTCGTGCGCCGGATCGCCCGGGCGCCGGCGGCCGCCCGCGACGCGCGGCCCCCGTCCGCCGCCGCGTGGCAGCTGGTCACGTGCGTCGACGGATCGCCGACGGCACGCGCCCTGGCCACCGGGCGGCCCACCCGGCACCAAGGCGACAGAAGCCCGGACGGGCGCCGCGTCCACTCCACCCTGGTGGTGCCGTTGCGCGCCCGTGGCAGCACGCTGGGCGTCGCCGAGTTCCGCCGGCACCGCAACCCCGACCCCTACGACGACGAGGACCTGCTGCTCGCCCAGGAGATCGCCGCCCGGGCGGCCGTCGCCGTGGACAACGCCCGCCGCTACACGCACGCCCGCGCCACCGCGCTCACCCTGCAGCGCAGTCTGCTTCCCCGGCACGCCCCCCTGCAGTCGGCCGTGGAGGTCGCCTACCGGTATCTGCCGGCCGGCGGTCAGGCCGGGGTGGGCGGCGACTGGTACGACGTCATCCCGCTGTCCGGGGCCCGGGTGGCCCTGGTGGTGGGCGACGTGGTCGGCCACGGCATCCACGCCGCCGCCACCATGGGCCGGCTGCGGACCGCCGTGCGCACCCTCGCCGACATCGACCTGCCGCCCGACGAACTCCTCACCCACCTGGACGACGTGGTGCTGCGCCCCTCCGGCGAGGCATCCGGCGACCCGGACGGCGACCCGGACGAATACCTCGGCGAGACGGGCGCCACCTGCCTGTACGCCGTCTACGACCCCGTCTCCCGACGGTGCACGCTGGCCCGCGCCGGTCACGTCCCACCGGCCCTGACCAGCCGGGACGGCACGGTCGAGCTGCTGGAACTGCCGCCCGGGCCGCCGCTGGGCCTGGGCGGCCTGCCCTTCGAGGCGACGGAGGTGGAACTGCCCGAGGGCAGCCTGATCGCCCTGTTCACCGACGGCCTGATCGAGGCCCGCGACCACGACGTCGACCCGGGCCTCACCCGGCTGCGTCACGCCCTCGCCCGCCCGGAGACCTCCCTGGAGGCGATCTGCGACACCGTCCTGGAAGCCATGCTGCCCGACCGCCCGGACGACGACGTCGCCCTCCTCCTCGCCCGCACCCGTGCCCTCGGCGCACGCCAGGTCGCCACCTGGGATCTGGACGCCGACCCGGCCGCCGTCGCCCGGGCCCGTTCGCTCGTCTCCCGGCAGCTGGGCGACTGGGGCCTGGAGGAGCTCGGCTTCACCGCCGAGCTGGTGGTCAGCGAACTGGCCACCAACGCCATCCGCTACGGCCGCCCCCCGATCAGGCTGCGCCTCATCCACGACCGCGGGCTGCTGTGCGAGGTCTCCGACGGCAGCAACACCACCCCGCACCAGCGCCGGGCCCGGGTCTCCGACGAGGGCGGACGCGGCCTGCTGCTGGTCGCCCGGCTGGCCGAGCACTGGGGCACCCGCCACGCCCGCCGCGGCAAGACGGTCTGGGCCGAACTGAGCGAGTCGGCGCAGTTCCCGGCGTCGGCGTTCGCCGGGTGACGCCGACGTCCGGCGCGGCCAGCCGGACCCGACGGCGCCACCAGGGGCAAGGGAACGCGAAAGGGAACGGGAACGGCGGCGTCATCACGGGGCCGGCGGCGGCCCGTGCCTTGCCTGCCCGGTCCGCCGGGCGCACGCTGGTCCTATGAGTGCGCGGGACGGCCCCACGCTCATCAACTCCGTACAGCGGGCCTTCCGTCTGCTGGAGGCGGTGAGCGAGCACGAGAACGGCGCGCCGGCGAAACAGCTGGCGCGGGAGGCCGGGCTGCCCCTGGCCACCGCCTACCACCTGCTGCGAACCCTCGTCCACGACGGCTACCTGCAAAAACTCGAGGACGGCGGGTTCATCCTCGGTGACCGACTGCGGACACTGCACACCGCGGGCCGCGGCCAGGCGCTGCTCAGCCGGGTCCGTCCGACGCTCGCCGCGCTGCGGGACGAGCTGACGACCGCCGCCTACCTCACGTTCTACGAGGAGGGCGAGATCCGGGTCGCCGAGATCGTGGACGGTCCCCGGACGCCCCGTGTGGACCTGTGGGTCGGTTTCGAGGACGCGGGGCACGCCACCGCCCTCGGCAAGTCCGTCCTGCGGGAGATGGACGACGACGCCCGACGGGACTACCTCTCGCGCCACCAGCTCGCCGACCTCACCCCGAGGACCATCACCAGCGCTCCGGAACTGATCCGGCGACTGGACGAGTCGCCCGTGGCCCCGGCCGTCACCGACCTGGAGGAGTACGCCCTCGGCACGGTCTGCGTCGCCGTCCCCGTCTACAGCGGCGACGTCATCGGCTCGCTCGGCGTCTCCCTGCCCGCCGACCGGCTGTCCCGGATCGAGCAGGTCCGCGACCGGCTGATCCCCACCGCTAACCGCGTGACCAGGACTCTTTCGCTGCGCGCCTGATCGTTCATTATCTGAAAAGCTGCGCCTTGTGAGTGACGGCAGCCCTCCCTTTTCCTAGAGGAAACGGACATGTGCGATGTGCCGCGCGGCACGGTGAGGACTGCATACCCAGCATGAGTCAGGCCCGGAAGCATGGTGGCGACCCCATCCCGACGCGGCTGTTCGGACACCGACCGGCAGGTCCCCTCCTGCCCGTCCTGATCGTCTTCGTCGTCGTGCTCGTCGATCTCGTCGGCGGAGCGGGAATGACGTGGCTGCCCCTGCTGGCGGCCGGTCCCGCGCTGGCCGCCACCACGAACGGTCCGCGCGGCGTGCTCTGCGTCGGACTCCTGGCCGCCGCGCTCGGTGCGACCCTCGGCGCCCGGGACGGCGCGCCCGGCCCGGAGCTGGCGGCCGTGCTGGCCGCCCTGCTGGCCGTCACGCTGGCGAGCGCCCTCGCCGGCGCGCTGCGCTCACGCCGGGAGCGGGTGCTCGCCGACGTCCGCTCCGTCGCGGAGGCCGCCCAGCACGCGCTGCTGAAGCCGGTCCCCGCCACGGTCGGCCCCTTCGAGGTCGCCGTCCGCTACAGCGCGGCCGCCGCGGAGGCGAGGATCGGCGGGGACCTCTACGCGCTGGTGCCCACTCCGTACGGCGTCCGGCTGATCGTCGGCGATGTGCGGGGCAAGGGGCTGCCCGCCGTGGGGACCGCCGCCCTCGTGGTCGGCGTCTTCCGCGAGGCCGCCTACGACGAGCCCGATCTCCTCGCCGTCGTCGACCGGATCGAGCGGAGCCTGGCCCGCAACCTCGGCGCCGACGACTTCGTCACCGCCGTCGTCGCCGGACACCCGCGGCCGGGGGAGCTGGAAGTGGTGAACTGCGGACACGCGCCGCCGCTGCTGGTGCGTTCGTCCGAGGACGTCGTGGCCGTGGAGAGCCCCCACCCGGCCCCGCCCCTCGGTCTGCGCGCCCTCACCGACCAGCGGCCCGACCTCCAGGTGCTGCCGTTCGCCGACGGGGACCAACTGCTGCTCTACACGGACGGCGTCATCGAGGCCCGCGACCGCCACCGGAAGTTCTACCCGCTCGCCGAAGGACTGTCCCGCCACCTCTGCGACGAGCCGGCGCGCACGCTCGACTCGATCCACGAGGA contains these protein-coding regions:
- a CDS encoding DUF6807 domain-containing protein, yielding MSIRVSHAYGEHIAVAAADGTEILRYVYRPDPDAFESPKPYAHPVRTLAGRTVTGYRPSDHRWHKGLQMTASHLSGQNFWGGNSYVHGRGYLALPERVGSMRHDGFPAFTVTDDRLAVTEQLTWVTHGGEEWAREQRGLTVHSVDEAAGAWALDWSIRLTNIRDAPLVFGSPTTAGREPAGYTGLQWRGPRDFTGGAVFAPDTEADADAGAEKLMGAQGPWLAFTAEHDDVDAHSTLVFAHAPENLDERSAIHESHWFVRSEPIPTVAFSWAFFEEFALPPGESFAYRYRVVVADGVWDRERVGAYLRTLPW
- a CDS encoding antibiotic biosynthesis monooxygenase family protein → MSVVKINVLTVPAEQRETLEKRFAARGHAVEGSDGFEWFELLRPVEGTDTYLVYTRWRDEESFRAWADGPMRAAHQGGAEGERPKPAASASTLWSFEVAQQVTPKGA
- a CDS encoding ATP-binding SpoIIE family protein phosphatase; the encoded protein is MDDQADRLVARVARELGARADELIADVEKALRRELPALWETPEIAGTVSQNVAEYIVTGLSGLASSAEPELIEPPPAALERARRLARYGMSLATMLRAFRLAQGVVLDRLIGELPRYTADAPLVSRATRYVIATTTGYVDRTSEQDVAAFQEERDRRRQWRLAMVNEAGVRIGTTLDVARTTQELADLAAERFADVVTVDLLDSALHGEDTPFTDRLVVRRIARAPAAARDARPPSAAAWQLVTCVDGSPTARALATGRPTRHQGDRSPDGRRVHSTLVVPLRARGSTLGVAEFRRHRNPDPYDDEDLLLAQEIAARAAVAVDNARRYTHARATALTLQRSLLPRHAPLQSAVEVAYRYLPAGGQAGVGGDWYDVIPLSGARVALVVGDVVGHGIHAAATMGRLRTAVRTLADIDLPPDELLTHLDDVVLRPSGEASGDPDGDPDEYLGETGATCLYAVYDPVSRRCTLARAGHVPPALTSRDGTVELLELPPGPPLGLGGLPFEATEVELPEGSLIALFTDGLIEARDHDVDPGLTRLRHALARPETSLEAICDTVLEAMLPDRPDDDVALLLARTRALGARQVATWDLDADPAAVARARSLVSRQLGDWGLEELGFTAELVVSELATNAIRYGRPPIRLRLIHDRGLLCEVSDGSNTTPHQRRARVSDEGGRGLLLVARLAEHWGTRHARRGKTVWAELSESAQFPASAFAG
- a CDS encoding IclR family transcriptional regulator codes for the protein MSARDGPTLINSVQRAFRLLEAVSEHENGAPAKQLAREAGLPLATAYHLLRTLVHDGYLQKLEDGGFILGDRLRTLHTAGRGQALLSRVRPTLAALRDELTTAAYLTFYEEGEIRVAEIVDGPRTPRVDLWVGFEDAGHATALGKSVLREMDDDARRDYLSRHQLADLTPRTITSAPELIRRLDESPVAPAVTDLEEYALGTVCVAVPVYSGDVIGSLGVSLPADRLSRIEQVRDRLIPTANRVTRTLSLRA
- a CDS encoding PP2C family protein-serine/threonine phosphatase, producing the protein MSQARKHGGDPIPTRLFGHRPAGPLLPVLIVFVVVLVDLVGGAGMTWLPLLAAGPALAATTNGPRGVLCVGLLAAALGATLGARDGAPGPELAAVLAALLAVTLASALAGALRSRRERVLADVRSVAEAAQHALLKPVPATVGPFEVAVRYSAAAAEARIGGDLYALVPTPYGVRLIVGDVRGKGLPAVGTAALVVGVFREAAYDEPDLLAVVDRIERSLARNLGADDFVTAVVAGHPRPGELEVVNCGHAPPLLVRSSEDVVAVESPHPAPPLGLRALTDQRPDLQVLPFADGDQLLLYTDGVIEARDRHRKFYPLAEGLSRHLCDEPARTLDSIHEELLTHVGGRLHDDAALLLIRKPTAGAAEAGVPQPALEGLALGERAV